A window of Komagataeibacter medellinensis NBRC 3288 contains these coding sequences:
- a CDS encoding zinc ribbon domain-containing protein YjdM, whose amino-acid sequence MSTDPQCPVCGCTHTYPDGSLWICPECGHEWNPATAGAEETDGPVEIRDANGNVLADGDSVTVTRDLKIKGASSVIKGGTKVRGIRLVDGTDGHNIACKIAGVGAINLKSEFVRKA is encoded by the coding sequence ATGAGCACCGACCCCCAATGCCCCGTATGTGGCTGCACCCACACCTACCCCGATGGCAGCCTGTGGATATGCCCTGAATGCGGGCATGAATGGAATCCTGCCACTGCGGGCGCGGAGGAGACGGATGGCCCGGTTGAAATCCGTGATGCCAACGGTAACGTGCTGGCCGATGGGGACAGCGTGACCGTGACCAGGGATCTCAAGATCAAGGGAGCTTCATCCGTGATCAAGGGTGGCACCAAGGTAAGGGGCATCCGGCTGGTTGATGGCACGGATGGCCACAACATCGCCTGCAAGATTGCGGGCGTAGGGGCAATCAACCTCAAATCCGAATTTGTCCGCAAAGCCTGA
- a CDS encoding MBL fold metallo-hydrolase, with amino-acid sequence MALVVGACPLRAMAAGFDITVLGARGGLEDGNLSAYMVHPIGDSRAVLCDAGTVLHGLQVADQHGALDDIRMPANAVETRPGFVLHHAIQAYLVSHAHIDHVAGLVLVSPDDSPTPIYALPSVNRVLSRDLFNGAVWPNMGDRGAPPLLGLYQYQDLVPGHAVALAHTGLRVTAYPLSHGNVESTAFLLQSGSDAMLYMGDTGADAVEHGTRLHALWQAVAPLVRRHRLRGIIIECSYDDSRPDSQLWGHLSPHLLLNELAALQGIAGTPLRGLPVLVAHIKPSLRKGADPVALIPEALRRGNAMGVNFIVPEQGMRLQWHK; translated from the coding sequence GTGGCCCTTGTGGTTGGTGCCTGCCCGCTGCGGGCCATGGCCGCGGGTTTCGATATTACGGTGTTGGGGGCGCGTGGCGGGCTGGAAGATGGCAACCTGAGTGCCTACATGGTTCACCCCATAGGAGATTCGCGCGCAGTCCTGTGTGATGCGGGCACCGTGCTGCACGGATTGCAGGTGGCGGACCAGCATGGCGCGCTGGATGATATCCGTATGCCGGCGAATGCGGTGGAAACCCGTCCGGGCTTTGTGCTGCACCATGCCATCCAGGCTTATCTGGTCAGTCACGCGCATATAGATCATGTGGCGGGTCTGGTGCTGGTTTCGCCTGATGATAGTCCTACGCCCATCTATGCCCTGCCTTCGGTCAACAGGGTCCTCTCGCGCGATCTGTTCAATGGGGCCGTATGGCCCAATATGGGCGACCGGGGCGCGCCCCCGCTGCTGGGGCTGTACCAGTATCAGGATCTTGTTCCGGGCCATGCGGTTGCGCTTGCGCATACGGGGTTGCGTGTTACCGCCTATCCGCTCAGCCACGGTAATGTGGAATCAACGGCATTCCTGCTCCAGTCCGGTTCCGATGCCATGCTCTATATGGGTGATACGGGGGCGGACGCGGTAGAACACGGTACCCGCCTGCATGCCCTGTGGCAGGCGGTGGCCCCGCTGGTGCGCAGGCACCGGTTGCGGGGGATCATCATTGAATGCTCGTATGATGACAGCAGGCCAGACAGCCAGCTATGGGGCCATCTTTCTCCGCATTTGCTTCTGAATGAACTGGCGGCGTTGCAGGGTATCGCCGGCACGCCGTTACGCGGCCTGCCGGTGCTTGTGGCGCATATCAAACCATCGCTGCGTAAGGGTGCCGACCCGGTTGCGCTCATCCCCGAGGCACTGCGCCGGGGCAACGCCATGGGCGTGAACTTCATCGTACCCGAACAGGGCATGCGCCTGCAGTGGCACAAATAG